In Synechococcus sp. KORDI-52, one genomic interval encodes:
- a CDS encoding phosphonate dehydrogenase, with protein MTTLMRHQQRPHLVVTNYVQEEVIDFLSEFARVTANRSREPWSRRALLETAADADGLLMFMPDCVDADFLDHCPRLRSIAGALRGFDNFDLSACDARGIRYQFIPNLLAAPTAELTVAMLISLARSIQAGDAFMRTGQFPGWRPNFYSKGVINSTVGIVGMGQLGIEFAERMRGFGATLLYCDPVRLDRPSEQRLELQHVEFNDVIERSDHLVLMVPLTNDTLHLINADVLARCKPGAVLVNPCRGSVVDEQAVVRALQSGQLGGYGADVFEMEDWAREDHPSSIPQGLLDQRDRTVLTPHIGSAVQSIREDIAMTAARNLKALVESTLMPIR; from the coding sequence ATGACGACCCTCATGCGCCATCAACAGCGGCCCCATCTCGTGGTCACGAACTACGTGCAGGAGGAGGTGATCGACTTCCTCTCCGAATTCGCACGGGTCACCGCCAATCGCAGCCGGGAGCCCTGGAGCCGTCGCGCCCTGTTGGAAACAGCAGCGGACGCCGACGGCCTGCTGATGTTCATGCCGGATTGCGTCGATGCCGACTTTCTGGATCACTGCCCGCGGCTGCGCTCGATCGCCGGAGCCCTGCGTGGGTTCGACAACTTCGATCTCTCCGCCTGTGATGCCCGGGGCATTCGCTATCAATTCATCCCCAATTTGTTGGCGGCACCAACGGCAGAACTCACCGTTGCGATGCTGATCAGCCTGGCGCGATCCATCCAGGCAGGAGATGCCTTCATGCGCACAGGCCAGTTCCCTGGATGGCGGCCCAATTTCTACTCCAAGGGAGTGATCAACAGCACGGTTGGCATCGTGGGGATGGGGCAACTCGGCATTGAATTCGCCGAGCGCATGCGGGGCTTTGGCGCAACGCTGCTGTACTGCGATCCCGTTCGTCTTGATCGCCCATCCGAGCAACGTCTTGAACTGCAGCATGTGGAGTTCAACGACGTGATTGAACGCAGTGATCACCTGGTACTGATGGTGCCGCTCACGAACGACACGCTGCATCTGATCAATGCGGATGTGTTGGCCCGGTGCAAACCGGGGGCAGTGCTGGTGAATCCATGCCGCGGCTCGGTGGTGGATGAACAGGCTGTTGTGCGCGCGCTGCAATCAGGCCAGCTGGGGGGCTACGGAGCCGATGTTTTTGAGATGGAGGACTGGGCCCGAGAGGACCACCCCTCTTCCATTCCCCAGGGCTTGCTTGATCAGCGCGATCGCACGGTGCTCACCCCGCACATCGGGTCAGCCGTTCAATCGATCCGAGAAGACATCGCCATGACGGCGGCCCGCAATCTCAAGGCACTTGTTGAGTCCACCCTGATGCCGATCAGATGA
- a CDS encoding phytanoyl-CoA dioxygenase family protein, with protein MSNTTTTTHWDPKDLLEFQGRHQQDGVVHVPGLVASDAMAELLAWIDDISNASTLGRHYFESTDRGRVKARTEDFAKDHPPLHQFLTQGRVHDVLEALFGEPPVLFKEKINYKHPGAAGYAPHQDAPAYPFGSLHITMLLALDSADRSNGCLEFAKGAHHNGVIDMNADGCLPIERAAQLEWTPMPVAAGDAVFFNSFAPHRSGTNRSDRSRRALYVTYNASSEGDLRSEYYDHKKQALAEGRVSLINHFLGEDVS; from the coding sequence ATGAGCAACACCACAACCACAACGCACTGGGATCCGAAGGATCTCCTGGAATTCCAAGGGCGTCATCAACAGGACGGCGTCGTGCATGTGCCCGGCTTGGTGGCAAGCGACGCCATGGCTGAGCTGCTGGCTTGGATTGACGACATCTCCAACGCATCGACATTGGGGCGCCACTACTTCGAAAGCACAGACCGTGGTCGGGTCAAAGCGCGAACCGAAGACTTCGCCAAGGATCACCCTCCCCTGCATCAGTTCCTGACCCAAGGGCGGGTGCACGATGTGCTCGAAGCCTTGTTTGGCGAGCCGCCGGTGCTGTTCAAGGAAAAGATCAACTACAAGCACCCCGGTGCCGCCGGGTACGCCCCCCATCAAGATGCCCCGGCCTATCCGTTTGGCTCGCTGCACATCACGATGCTGCTGGCCTTGGATTCAGCGGATAGAAGCAATGGCTGCTTGGAATTCGCCAAGGGGGCCCATCACAACGGGGTGATCGATATGAATGCCGATGGATGCCTCCCGATTGAGCGGGCAGCTCAACTCGAATGGACGCCGATGCCTGTGGCGGCTGGAGACGCGGTGTTCTTCAACTCCTTTGCACCGCACCGCAGCGGCACCAATCGCTCCGATCGTTCGCGCCGCGCGTTGTACGTCACCTACAACGCCAGCTCCGAAGGCGATTTGCGATCGGAGTACTACGACCACAAAAAGCAGGCGCTGGCGGAAGGGCGCGTCAGCTTGATCAACCACTTTCTCGGGGAGGACGTCTCATGA